GctgatttagggtttcccccagagaTGTTGAGTGGAGTTGGGagtttcacctcgatgatgccttcatgaaggaaacgatgatagGGGCATCGTCATCACTGGCTCCGACCATCAATCGAAaaccaggttttcacccggatccgtccCAAGAAATCCACCCGACAACGTGTGCACCGTCTCGAtcgccttcaaagccccagatccaTGTGCGATAATAGAAAAGTGCACGCTAAGAATTTAACCATGTGTGTGTGATGCACTGAATCACTGATCATCACACACGTTATTGACCAACGATACGTGTATGACGAGACGTAGATAAGACCGTTCCAATCGTGCCCGGAAGCTTCTCATACCACACGTGAGCTTCAAAGGAACCGTCCACTCGTAAACTAGATGCAAACCGTGTGTAATGGTACAAGACATCGCAGACTTTTTGTGTGTACCACGCTTTTATGATGGTAAAGACGTCAAACATTTACATAAGCTTGTCCGTGTGTCATAGAATACATTTCACAAAAGTTTACCCTTTCCTCGCCATCTGTGTTTGCCAAATAATTACATGTGTTTTCTTCAGTGGAGCCGTGTGCAATGATATGTCAATCCCACACGTTGGTGCGAGCTAAACTATGTGTGATAGGGCTTGGCATCGCTTACGATTGCTATTGCCTAACTGTCTGCATCCTGACAACCTATCACACATGGTTATCCTGTAACGTGTGTGATGCACCTCCCCTATTGCGCACCGTCGCAAGGCGACGGTTCTTAACTGTATGTGCGATGAGGGTTTTTAACCGCGTGTGATGACCCAGTATGCATTAGTGTGGCCATCTAATGATACAAATTGGCGAAGGAAATCTTGACTAGGATGACAGGCGTGCTGAAATATTTACAAAAACACAGGATAATGCACTACCAGTCGTTTAGTGGCTGTTCAGAAATAATAACACAGGATAGCTAGGATTCACACACACAAAGAACAATAGAAGTTCCATTACAGAGCGCATACAGTCTGCATATATATTTCAGATGGTTCAGTCTACTTTATTTTTCATAATGCGCCAAAGAAAAGTCACCATGCGCCCATGTAGTTCACCGCTCTTTTGGCTCCTTCGTGACTAGAAGTTCCTGTGCTTCTTTCACCAGAGAAGTGAGAGTACTATAAGGCTTCACTGTGCCATGATTGGCTTTGTCTAAAATCATAGAGCCCTCGAGACACGACGTGGTCTTGCAAACTTTGGACATATATTGTATAAAGATCTTCAAGAAATCTCCGTTGAGGCAGCTGTCATTGTGTTTCATCATTGATATAACCATCTTGCTGGCGTTCTTCATTATGCTCAGGCAACTTTCCATGGGTTCGCTATTTGTCGGTGCCATCACCATCTCCTTGAGCTTATTGCCAAAGCTAGAGGCAGAATCTCCAGGAGAAATTTTATCAATCAGTTGAGCCAAATTACGATCTTGGATGATCAATTTGTCAAATATCGCCGCAACAAGAGATAATAAAGCTGCCTGCACTTTCCTTGAATCGTTTTGCGGACGAGGGAATGTTTTGTTGTTACTGTTGTCATCATGCGCAGCACCAACTTGTTGGGCTTCTATGTCAGGGGTGCCTAGGAAAAGATAACTGTTGTTATCTGTTCCGTTTTCTGCCAATGGTGTCTCCTTCCCTTCCAACCCCAAAACAGGTAGTATCTCTCGAAGAACCTGTACCATTAAGAGAATGTTTAATTAATAATTTGATAGGGGGGGGGGGGATAAAAATAGAACACAAAAAACAGTATCTGATAACCTTTGGCACTGCATCCTCCAAGGTTTTTGTAAGTATGTTGAGATACTCATCATTCTCTTTGTAATGAATGTAGAGATGCTTCAGGATTTTAGCTGCAATAATTCGTTTTGTGTTGTTGTCCACAGCATGTAAAAGGAGGATATTACTGAGGTCATGGACAACATAATCATTTGCCTTCAGGATGATAGCAGCATCATTTTCACTTTGACTTAGCTTCACCAGGGCTTCACCTGCCAACTCTCTGATGGAGCAGGCTTTGCTAGCGTCAGTGAAGATGGAAGCGAGCATGACGATATAATTTCCTCTGCTTTGCTTGTTCACACCGCCGCTCAGAGAGTCCTCGTCCGTGTGTAGCTTCGTCAGGATCTCAATGCTTAATATGTGAAGCTGCTGTTCACCACATTGGCAACAATTGAGGATCTCTTCCATGCCGTGGATGGCTTCCTTGTTCCTTGATATTTGCTTACGCAGCTGGGCACCAGTCTCTCCCGGACCAGCCACGAGCCGGCACATGACCTTCAATGAAGCGGCTACAATGGTGGACCACCATGCGTCGTGGTCGAGAAGGTGGAGCAAGTCGGAGCACACTGGCGCCATGATCCTGGAGAGCACGCCCTGGGCGTTGCTTATGGCTCTGCAATTGTCCTCGTCGGCAGCGAGCTTGAGAAGGATAACGAAGCCTTTCTCCATGAGTTTCCTGTAGTCTTCTTGAAATTGCTGCCGAGGGATGTCGAGCAGCGAGCCTATGCGCTGGATCACTCGTGGAAATTGCATCAGAGGTGTCCTGCCGGCAAGGTGGGCCACTATGTTGGCGGCAACCCCCCTCACGGTCTCGCCGTGCGGGCTTGTGGAATCCAGCGCCTGCAGAAGTTTCTTGAGTACATGGCTAGAGGACGCCAAACTGATGAGCTGCGCTGTGAGCTCCTCGGCGTCCGCTGCTGTGACTGTGAGCGCTTTCTGCTTCTCTGGTGTGACTCCTAGCGCATGCTCCTCTGCTGCCAGAGCGTGCTTTAAGAGCTCCTCCTTTGCTTTGACCTCTGCATCGAGCACGTGTTCCAAGAGCCTGTCCAGAATCCTTGCCCCCGAAAGGAAGCATTCAGATGATTTGGACTCGATCATTCCCACAGCGTATGTAGCGAGGTTTCTTTCCTTGAAGAATGCTGGGTCCTTCTCGCACTCAGCCATGGTATCCCTCAAGTATTCATCCACCAAATTGATATCGTTCATCTTGTACGCTTCTGCCACATCCTTCACTAGGTCCTCTCGGGCGAAAGACGAGTAGAACCTGCAGTAACAGAAGGTTGGATTTTTACTCAGTGCAGTTTGCATAGCCTTGATGCGGTTATTGAGTCAATGAACTCCCCTTTATGGAAACAAAGACAAACGAGAAAAACCTGTAACAAAAGAGCAGTCCCTGCAACGTGGCCAGTGAGTACAAGACGATCAGAGCCGGCTGCAAGTTGTCAGCTTCTTGCTTCTTCTCAACTCCGTAA
This portion of the Triticum dicoccoides isolate Atlit2015 ecotype Zavitan chromosome 7A, WEW_v2.0, whole genome shotgun sequence genome encodes:
- the LOC119331022 gene encoding uncharacterized protein LOC119331022, whose amino-acid sequence is MAGREADFRWMEVQYINFYSLFMAYLLMAVRGLGYLVLAWTTVVLLGGFVTKLEKKDFWSLTAITLVLTPRVSADVDLKGKLKYIVESVVGLYRAIFATLNPNGINDPWLSRLLAGVVLLCHLLLAPIVVCPLAALYVCGPLLSAGISVWRLIERDYGVEKKQEADNLQPALIVLYSLATLQGLLFCYRFYSSFAREDLVKDVAEAYKMNDINLVDEYLRDTMAECEKDPAFFKERNLATYAVGMIESKSSECFLSGARILDRLLEHVLDAEVKAKEELLKHALAAEEHALGVTPEKQKALTVTAADAEELTAQLISLASSSHVLKKLLQALDSTSPHGETVRGVAANIVAHLAGRTPLMQFPRVIQRIGSLLDIPRQQFQEDYRKLMEKGFVILLKLAADEDNCRAISNAQGVLSRIMAPVCSDLLHLLDHDAWWSTIVAASLKVMCRLVAGPGETGAQLRKQISRNKEAIHGMEEILNCCQCGEQQLHILSIEILTKLHTDEDSLSGGVNKQSRGNYIVMLASIFTDASKACSIRELAGEALVKLSQSENDAAIILKANDYVVHDLSNILLLHAVDNNTKRIIAAKILKHLYIHYKENDEYLNILTKTLEDAVPKVLREILPVLGLEGKETPLAENGTDNNSYLFLGTPDIEAQQVGAAHDDNSNNKTFPRPQNDSRKVQAALLSLVAAIFDKLIIQDRNLAQLIDKISPGDSASSFGNKLKEMVMAPTNSEPMESCLSIMKNASKMVISMMKHNDSCLNGDFLKIFIQYMSKVCKTTSCLEGSMILDKANHGTVKPYSTLTSLVKEAQELLVTKEPKER